A segment of the Fusobacterium ulcerans genome:
AGTCTTTTACTTATACCAGAATAGTTCATAATTGACCCTGCCATTATAAAAAATGGTATTGCCAACAGTGGAAATGATTCAGCACTTCTTATAAAATGCTGCATTATTAAATCCAGATCCATACTTGTATCTAAAAATCCAAAGAAGAATAATGTAGCTCCCATTAAAGCGAAACATATTGGAATATTTAAAAAGAAGAAAATAAATAATATTAAAATAGGTAAGAAACTATACATTTTCATCTCCTTTTTTTCCTAATATGGTTTTTATATTTTTAAAAATTTCCAGAATGGAATATACAAAGATTAATCCAAAGCCTATGATTAATGAAGAATTAACATACATAGATGAAATTCCTAATACAGCAGTAGGCTTTACCCTAGAAATTATTGTGAATTTTAAACTTAAACAGAAAAAAGTTCCATTCATTAACATTACTATTATATTGATTAGTAATTCAACATAAATTTTAAACTTTTCAGGTAATGATTGAGTTAAGATATCAATTCCCATATGCATTTTTTTTCTGTAACAACTAGCTCCTCCTACAAATACAGCCCATATAAAGCATATTGTTGCTATTTCCTCAGCACTCTTTATAGGAGAATTGAAAAAGTATCTCATTCCAACATTTAAAATTACTATAATTATAGTAAAACTTAAAAATGTACAAGATATCAGATCATCTATATAAATTTTCTTCATATCTTTCTCCTATACTATTTTTTTATCTCATTTTGAATTTTTTCATATATATCTGGTGAGAATCCTGGGAATTCATCAAATACTTTTTTTGCTCTTTTTTGGAATTCTTCTAAATTAACTTCATTTAAAATCATACCATTTTTAACTATATCTTTTTTGAAGTCTTCATCTAATTCATACATTTTTTTATTGTTATCTATAGCAGCTTGTGTAATTTCTTCTTGAATAACTTTTCTTTGCTCATCAGTAAATGAATCCCAAACTTTAGTTGAAATA
Coding sequences within it:
- a CDS encoding TRAP transporter small permease, with protein sequence MKKIYIDDLISCTFLSFTIIIVILNVGMRYFFNSPIKSAEEIATICFIWAVFVGGASCYRKKMHMGIDILTQSLPEKFKIYVELLINIIVMLMNGTFFCLSLKFTIISRVKPTAVLGISSMYVNSSLIIGFGLIFVYSILEIFKNIKTILGKKGDENV